The Algoriphagus sanaruensis genome window below encodes:
- a CDS encoding MraY family glycosyltransferase: MMLNYFLVFTILLALATLYFLLAKKFNIVDRPNHRSSHTEVTVRGGGIIFPIAIILWWLINDFLHTWMVIGMVWIAAISLMDDLFTLSRKLRFGVQFLALTMAFYDLGLFYQQPYWSLPILYFIALGIINAINFMDGINGITGLYSLTFFGTILVVNHYMPLFEESIIQYLILSIFVFLVFNFRKKALMFAGDIGSISIAYMMIYFLVQWYLAGQHWTIILLLLVYGADSFLTLGQRLLRGENVALPHRSHLYQLLVNQLKWQHIFVSLGYAIIQFALNYLLFIKPQSYPTSIIASLTLVITALVYLSVKRPIQKKFNC; the protein is encoded by the coding sequence ATGATGCTCAATTATTTTCTTGTTTTTACAATCCTCTTAGCTCTAGCTACTTTATATTTTTTACTCGCTAAAAAGTTTAATATCGTTGATCGCCCAAATCATAGATCATCTCATACCGAAGTGACTGTGAGAGGAGGAGGGATTATATTTCCCATAGCCATTATCTTATGGTGGTTGATCAATGATTTTTTGCACACCTGGATGGTTATCGGAATGGTCTGGATTGCAGCTATAAGCTTAATGGATGACCTATTTACGCTATCCAGAAAGCTCCGATTCGGAGTGCAATTCTTGGCCTTAACTATGGCCTTTTATGATTTAGGGTTGTTTTATCAGCAGCCTTATTGGTCTCTTCCCATTTTGTATTTCATTGCCTTGGGAATTATCAATGCCATCAACTTTATGGATGGGATTAATGGTATTACTGGATTGTATTCACTGACTTTTTTTGGGACGATCTTGGTGGTCAATCATTACATGCCGCTATTCGAGGAATCCATCATTCAGTATTTGATTCTGAGTATTTTTGTATTTCTGGTTTTCAATTTCAGAAAAAAGGCCTTGATGTTTGCGGGAGATATCGGAAGTATTTCGATCGCCTACATGATGATCTACTTCTTGGTACAATGGTACCTCGCGGGTCAGCATTGGACTATTATTTTGTTGTTGCTAGTTTATGGGGCTGATTCTTTTTTAACCTTAGGGCAGCGTTTATTGCGAGGAGAAAATGTGGCGCTTCCGCACCGTTCTCATTTGTACCAGTTATTGGTAAACCAATTAAAATGGCAACACATCTTCGTGTCCTTAGGATACGCCATTATCCAATTTGCGTTGAATTACTTGCTCTTTATTAAACCTCAATCTTACCCAACTTCTATCATTGCAAGTTTAACCTTGGTAATTACAGCTTTGGTTTATTTATCAGTTAAGCGACCAATTCAGAAAAAATTTAATTGCTAG
- the neuC gene encoding UDP-N-acetylglucosamine 2-epimerase: MKKILFLSGTRADFGKIKSLIQVCSDDPNFEVHIFATGMHMHKQYGETVIEIEKCGFKNIYKFINHTSETSMDLTLAKTIDGLSSYVKENRPDLIIVHGDRVEALAGAIVGALNNILVGHIEGGEVSGTIDELIRHSVSKLSHIHFVSNELAKNRLIQMGELESQVYVIGSPDIDIMFSNSLPSLEVALGYYGIPFDRFAVLMFHPVTTEVNQIEQYSRLLVDALLDDSSNYIVIFPNNDMGSSKILQAYKSFEGHPRFKVFPSLRFEYFLSILKHAEFIIGNSSAGIREAPYYGIPSINIGSRQQNRALDPSIIHADFSGESLKSAINQAKTSGRTSPGRQFGSGNSYTLFHSIISQDEFWHIEHQKLFNDLSKN; the protein is encoded by the coding sequence ATGAAAAAAATCCTTTTTTTATCGGGAACTCGGGCAGATTTTGGAAAGATAAAGTCCTTAATCCAAGTCTGTTCAGATGACCCAAATTTCGAGGTTCATATTTTCGCTACTGGGATGCACATGCATAAACAGTATGGCGAAACAGTGATTGAAATTGAAAAGTGCGGTTTTAAGAACATCTATAAATTCATTAACCATACCTCGGAAACCTCCATGGATTTGACTTTGGCTAAAACCATTGACGGACTTTCCTCCTATGTGAAGGAGAATCGGCCTGATTTGATTATAGTCCATGGTGACCGAGTTGAAGCGTTAGCTGGAGCTATTGTTGGAGCCTTGAACAACATTCTGGTTGGTCATATTGAGGGAGGAGAAGTATCTGGTACCATTGATGAATTAATCCGGCATTCGGTCAGTAAGTTGTCTCATATCCATTTTGTTTCCAATGAATTGGCGAAGAACCGTTTAATTCAAATGGGTGAATTGGAGAGTCAGGTTTATGTGATTGGTTCTCCGGATATTGATATTATGTTTTCCAATTCGCTTCCATCCTTGGAGGTCGCGTTGGGTTACTATGGGATTCCTTTTGATCGTTTTGCGGTTTTGATGTTTCACCCAGTGACTACCGAGGTGAATCAAATCGAACAATACAGTAGACTTTTGGTGGATGCTTTATTAGATGATTCTTCGAATTACATTGTCATTTTTCCAAACAATGATATGGGCTCCTCCAAAATACTCCAAGCCTATAAATCATTTGAAGGACATCCAAGATTTAAAGTATTTCCTTCCCTGAGGTTTGAGTATTTCTTGTCCATTCTCAAGCATGCCGAATTCATCATAGGGAATAGTAGTGCGGGGATTCGGGAAGCTCCTTATTATGGAATTCCGAGTATAAATATTGGAAGCAGGCAACAAAATAGGGCATTGGATCCTAGTATTATCCATGCTGATTTTTCTGGGGAGTCACTCAAATCCGCCATCAATCAAGCCAAAACCTCAGGCAGGACTTCTCCGGGAAGACAGTTTGGATCAGGAAATAGTTATACGTTGTTCCATTCCATTATCTCTCAGGATGAGTTTTGGCACATTGAACATCAAAAGCTATTTAATGACCTTTCTAAAAATTAA
- a CDS encoding N-acetylneuraminate synthase family protein, with the protein MKTFKIKNREVGIGCPPLVIAELGINHEGSLQTAFEMVDAAARAGVEVVKHQTHIVEDEMSAEAKKVIPGNADVSIYDIMERCALNEEEEIALKNYVESKGMIFISTPFSRAAADRLQRMDVPAFKIGSGECNNLPLLEHIASFGKPMILSTGMNTLESVRKSVAVLQEYKVPFALLHTTNLYPTPYHLVRLGAMQQLIEEFPGIPVGLSDHTVSNHACFAAVALGASILERHFTDHMQRTGPDIVCSMDEHETQELIKGSNLIFQMSGGRKEPAKEEQVTIDFAFATVVAIQDIQEGEELTKENIWVKRPGTGEIPAEHFKSLLGKKSNKFIAKDVHLGYSDFN; encoded by the coding sequence ATGAAAACCTTCAAAATTAAAAACCGGGAAGTAGGCATTGGGTGTCCTCCCTTAGTGATTGCAGAATTGGGAATCAATCATGAGGGAAGTTTGCAAACTGCTTTTGAAATGGTCGATGCAGCTGCTCGAGCTGGAGTGGAAGTCGTAAAGCATCAGACACATATTGTAGAAGATGAAATGAGTGCTGAAGCTAAAAAGGTAATTCCTGGAAATGCTGACGTTTCGATTTATGATATAATGGAGCGTTGTGCGCTCAATGAGGAAGAAGAAATTGCCCTTAAGAATTATGTGGAATCAAAAGGCATGATTTTTATTTCTACACCATTTTCAAGAGCTGCTGCTGATAGATTGCAACGCATGGATGTTCCTGCATTCAAGATCGGCAGTGGAGAGTGTAATAACTTGCCGCTCTTAGAACATATTGCCTCCTTTGGAAAGCCAATGATTTTGAGTACGGGGATGAATACACTTGAAAGTGTAAGAAAATCTGTAGCCGTATTGCAGGAATATAAAGTGCCATTTGCCCTGTTGCATACAACTAATCTTTATCCAACGCCTTATCACCTCGTCAGGCTTGGAGCCATGCAGCAATTAATAGAGGAATTTCCGGGTATTCCGGTTGGATTAAGTGATCATACAGTCAGCAATCATGCCTGCTTTGCGGCGGTGGCCTTGGGAGCTTCAATCCTTGAAAGACACTTTACTGATCACATGCAGCGAACCGGACCAGACATTGTTTGTTCAATGGATGAGCACGAGACCCAAGAATTAATCAAAGGCTCAAATCTTATTTTCCAAATGAGTGGAGGTAGGAAAGAACCGGCCAAGGAAGAGCAAGTGACGATAGATTTTGCTTTCGCTACGGTGGTGGCCATTCAAGATATCCAAGAAGGAGAGGAGCTTACCAAAGAAAATATCTGGGTGAAAAGGCCAGGAACTGGAGAAATTCCAGCCGAACACTTCAAGAGTTTGTTGGGTAAAAAATCCAATAAGTTTATCGCGAAAGACGTTCATTTGGGCTACAGCGATTTCAATTGA
- a CDS encoding cytidylyltransferase domain-containing protein: MSASSHLPVQVIIPARKNSKRFPKKNKALLGGIPLVAHSIQYALDEGVSKDQIWVNSDDPEILEIAKGYDVKLYPRLEGLAEDTTSTAAVLEDQLNFFKKNLIPCEAIVLLQVTNPFRPKGKLLQWITELLGSDRSSLCSFSPLNKKFGRIEKGQFQPVNYQPGQRMQDLEALYYENGCIYITKATLIADSKVIGKDAIPIVMEDILYTVDIDEKFDLELAEALLLLRNEKIQ; this comes from the coding sequence ATGTCTGCTTCTTCTCATCTACCCGTTCAGGTGATTATTCCCGCTCGGAAAAATTCCAAGCGCTTTCCAAAAAAGAATAAAGCCTTGTTAGGAGGGATTCCCTTAGTCGCCCACTCGATCCAATACGCCTTGGATGAGGGTGTTTCCAAGGACCAAATTTGGGTAAACTCTGATGATCCTGAAATCCTCGAAATTGCAAAGGGGTATGATGTGAAGTTGTATCCTAGGCTTGAGGGTTTGGCAGAGGATACTACCTCAACGGCAGCAGTTTTAGAAGATCAGTTGAATTTTTTTAAAAAAAATTTAATCCCATGTGAAGCTATTGTTCTATTACAAGTAACAAACCCTTTTAGACCAAAAGGCAAATTGCTTCAATGGATTACGGAATTGTTAGGGTCCGATCGATCTAGTTTGTGTTCTTTTAGTCCATTGAATAAAAAATTCGGACGAATTGAAAAAGGACAATTTCAGCCCGTCAATTATCAGCCTGGTCAGCGCATGCAAGATTTGGAAGCCTTGTATTACGAGAATGGATGCATTTATATCACCAAAGCGACTTTAATAGCAGATTCCAAGGTGATTGGAAAAGATGCAATACCTATTGTGATGGAAGATATCCTATATACAGTTGATATTGATGAAAAATTTGACCTTGAACTTGCAGAAGCATTATTGCTTCTCAGAAATGAAAAAATTCAATAG